In a genomic window of Plectropomus leopardus isolate mb chromosome 6, YSFRI_Pleo_2.0, whole genome shotgun sequence:
- the LOC121944052 gene encoding ras-related protein Rab-27B-like → MADWDYDYLIKLLALGDSGVGKTTFLYRYTDNKFNRKFTTTVGIDFREKRVMYTGKGADGMTDRNFKIHLQLWDTAGQERFRSLTTAFFRDAMGFLLMFDLTNQQSFLNVRNWMSQLQANAYCDSPDIVLVGTKADLRDARDVHARQARDLADRYGIPYFETSAVTGVDVDQAVVTLLELVMKRMERSTHLGQSAELNGSPVSSSEVEEAPVRRRCAC, encoded by the exons ATGGCTGACTGGGACTATGACTATCTGATCAAGCTGCTGGCACTcggggactcgggggtgggaAAGACCACCTTCCTCTACAGGTACACCGACAACAAGTTCAACCGCAAGTTCACAACCACAGTGGGCATCGACTTCAGGGAAAAGAGAGTG atGTACACAGGGAAAGGTGCTGATGGCATGACTGACAGGAACTTCAAAATCCACCTTCAACTTTGGGACACAGCAGGACAGGAGAG GTTTCGCAGCCTCACAACGGCTTTCTTCAGAGACGCCATGGGCTTCCTGCTGATGTTCGACTTGACTAATCAGCAAAGTTTCCTCAACGTCAGGAACTGGATGA GTCAGCTCCAGGCCAACGCGTACTGTGATAGTCCAGACATCGTGCTGGTTGGTACCAAAGCAGACCTGCGGGATGCGAGGGATGTTCACGCAAGACAGGCCAGAGATCTGGCAGACAGATACGG CATCCCCTACTTTGAGACGAGCGCAGTGACGGGCGTCGATGTGGACCAGGCGGTGGTCACCCTGCTGGAACTGGTGATGAAGAGGATGGAGCGGAGCACTCATTTAGGCCAGAGCGCTGAACTCAACGGCAGCCCCGTCTCCAGCAGTGAGGTGGAGGAGGCTCCCGTCAGGAGGCGGTGTGCCTGTTGA